In a single window of the Rhineura floridana isolate rRhiFlo1 chromosome 3, rRhiFlo1.hap2, whole genome shotgun sequence genome:
- the MISP3 gene encoding uncharacterized protein MISP3 isoform X1 has product MTTEDPSLPPPATGECHRGQESSEVDIFRDMVESRNMTKNVPITTTPDNSFIPSLDVAIGSLAKDNVLDESSTSVQKDNHFEKASLSPAMPPEGITRADVSNLPDQGQEDIHSVHQSKIPSPSTEQLNVDDTSSLLAQGKHGSHFECHGKIPDAFAEQQCHTGTSEQLAQGEEASQNHCYYKDLSGPIGSLKHLKLGQEEEGGALVHCRDTLDISSEQENSTSTSHQLGTREESGIVGSHGQAPASGSPEQPELASSPKQAVCNRENSQEECAAVVSPESPSILLLETNSSRHSWEGFPSHHSSSSTSAEYQGTFNAVGFNQEIKLGCQDSVETSKEEGIPTGQFFREGSVQNSQATEEQVAQDTKHIPAALSLALADPQPDVDTYCQQRAAGIGCDTSFQAVPTQSPVATSDSSGPAHWGLAPECDGQDRKGLTIQESSGAGKDDQPQSEVGAKAAALESKTTRDTGPEETTKEPESAKYLSGELPGLESLCGTRDPAGPKDPVSAMVLASAEEPLGARDRADSQDLASAAYPVAVSEHAGSNPKSRGELLLSARDPEDQVSSEDPVCATSISDDPSVTGSSGCPTDWMGYGTDNLETPHPTTETPIEREIRLHQEREELLRRERGLASPWGTQEYVEVHIRPILNQSVVSSMLPKEKERQWAGAQMHREIQRECQREEDLVQLGKVRGAYDRGTSQEMQEKKMIFEQHFSSEPLVPRKAACNSPGAMRGPSFAEANTAANVVILDSEALLQPQRAQAERTPAAANPFFCSRARSPQFLLEQEVQEAQEREWELQKQRYNLYGAALPCQAADQDKEIPTQPERPSCKKLDVTWPPPSPSEISQVNGLHQLERSPRILRRQRSALIQRWESGAVGNQESED; this is encoded by the exons ATGACCACAGAAGATCCCTCATTGCCTCCCCCTGCTACTGGGGAGTGTCACAGAGGCCAAGAGAGCTCTGAAGTTGATATATTTAGGGACATGGTAGAGAGTAGGAACATGACTAAGAATGTTCCCATAACCACCACACCAGATAACTCCTTCATCCCCTCACTTGATGTTGCCATTGGTTCCCTTGCCAAAGACAATGTACTGGATGAATCATCCACCTCCGTACAGAAGGACAACCATTTTGAGAAGGCCTCTCTATCTCCAGCCATGCCTCCAGAGGGGATTACAAGGGCAGATGTGTCAAACTTACCAGACCAAGGGCAAGAGGATATCCATTCGGTTCATCAGAGCAAGATACCAAGTCCCTCCACAGAGCAGTTAAATGTAGATGATACTTCAAGTCTGTTGGCCCAAGGGAAACATGGCAGTCATTTTGAGTGCCATGGCAAGATACCAGATGCCTTTGCAGAGCAACAGTGTCATACTGGGACATCAGAACAGCTGGCCCAAGGGGAGGAGGCCAGCCAGAACCACTGCTATTATAAGGACCTAAGTGGACCCATTGGCTCCCTGAAACATTTAAAACTTGGCCAAGAGGAAGAAGGAGGTGCCCTTGTTCATTGTAGGGATACCTTGGACATTTCTTCAGAGCAAGAGAATTCTACCAGCACCTCACATCAACTGGGCACAAGGGAAGAAAGTGGCATTGTGGGGAGCCACGGCCAGGCTCCTGCTTCAGGTTCTCCAGAACAACCAGAACTTGCCAGTAGCCCAAAACAAGCTGTCTGTAACAGGGAGAACAGCCAAGAGGAATGTGCTGCTGTTGTGTCACCTGAATCTCCCAGCATTCTACTTCTGGAGACAAATTCCTCAAGGCATTCATGGGAGGGATTCCCTAGCCACCATTCCAGTTCTAGTACCTCTGCTGAGTATCAGGGGACATTTAATGCTGTTGGCTTTAATCAAGAAATAAAGCTAGGGTGTCAGGACAGTGTAGAGACCAGCAAGGAGGAAGGCATACCCACTGGACAGTTCTTTAGGGAGGGCTCGGTGCAGAACTCCCAAGCAACTGAGGAGCAGGTTGCCCAAGACACTAAACACATCCCAGCTGCACTTTCTCTGGCATTAGCAGACCCTCAGCCAGATGTTGACACCTATtgccagcagagggcagcagGCATAGGTTGCGACACTTCTTTCCAGGCAGTGCCAACACAATCTCCTGTGGCAACCAGTGACTCCTCTGGACCTGCCCATTGGGGCCTGGCTCCTGAGTGTGACGGGCAAGACAGGAAAGGACTGACTATTCAGGAATCAAGTGGAGCCGGCAAGGACGACCAACCCCAGAGTGAGGTTGGAGCCAAGGCTGCTGCGCTGGAATCTAAGACAACCAGGGACACTGGGCCTGAGGAAACCACCAAAGAGCCAGAGAGTGCAAAGTATCTGTCCGGAGAATTACCTGGCTTGGAAAGTCTGTGTGGTACAAGGGATCCAGCTGGTCCCAAAGACCCAGTGAGTGCCATGGTTCTAGCTAGTGCTGAAGAGCCACTTGGTGCCAGGGACAGAGCAGACTCTCAAGATCTGGCCAGTGCTGCATACCCAGTTGCTGTTTCAGAGCATGCTGGTTCCAATCCAAAATCAAGAGGGGAATTGCTACTCAGTGCCAGGGATCCTGAAGATCAAGTGAGTTCTGAAGATCCAGTTTGTGCCACATCCATTTCTGATGACCCCTCTGTGACTGGCAGCTCAGGCTGCCCCACGGACTGGATGGGATACGGCACTGATAATCTGGAGACTCCCCATCCCACCACTGAGACCCCAATTGAGAGAGAGATCCGTCTCCATCAGGAACGGGAAGAGCTCCTGCGTCGAGAAAGGGGCCTGGCCAGCCCTTGGGGCACCCAGGAGTATGTGGAGGTGCACATCAGGCCTATCCTGAACCAGAGTGTGGTATCCTCCATGTTGCCTAAGGAGAAGGAGCGCCAGTGGGCCGGTGCCCAGATGCATCGAGAGATCCAGAGAGAGTGTCAGCGTGAAGAAGACCTTGTGCAGCTGGGGAAGGTCAGGGGGGCCTATGACCGTGGCACATCACAAGAGATGCAGGAGAAGAAGATGATATTTGAACAGCATTTCAGCTCAGAGCCATTGGTCCCAAGGAAGGCGGCATGCAACAGCCCTGGAGCAATGAGGGGACCATCTTTTGCTGAAGCCAACACTGCAGCCAATGTGGTCATCTTGGACTCTGAGGCTCTACTACAACCCCAACGGGCCCAGGCAGAGAGGACCCCTGCCGCAGCCAACCCCTTCTTCTGCTCACGTGCCAGAAGTCCCCAGTTTCTGCTGGAGCAGGAGGTACAGGAGGCTCAGGAACGAGAGTGGGAGCTGCAGAAGCAGAGGTACAACCTGTATGGCGCAGCACTGCCCTGTCAGGCTGCAGATCAGGATAAGGAGATCCCTACCCAACCAG AGAGACCTTCCTGCAAGAAGCTGGATGTCACCTGGCCCCCTCCAAGCCCTTCTGAGATTTCTCAGGTGAATGGCCTCCATCAG CTGGAGAGAAGCCCTCGAATCCTTCGTCGCCAGAGGAGTGCCTTAATCCAGCGCTGGGAGTCCGGGGCTGttggcaaccaggaaagtgaggATTAG
- the MISP3 gene encoding uncharacterized protein MISP3 isoform X2: MTTEDPSLPPPATGECHRGQESSEVDIFRDMVESRNMTKNVPITTTPDNSFIPSLDVAIGSLAKDNVLDESSTSVQKDNHFEKASLSPAMPPEGITRADVSNLPDQGQEDIHSVHQSKIPSPSTEQLNVDDTSSLLAQGKHGSHFECHGKIPDAFAEQQCHTGTSEQLAQGEEASQNHCYYKDLSGPIGSLKHLKLGQEEEGGALVHCRDTLDISSEQENSTSTSHQLGTREESGIVGSHGQAPASGSPEQPELASSPKQAVCNRENSQEECAAVVSPESPSILLLETNSSRHSWEGFPSHHSSSSTSAEYQGTFNAVGFNQEIKLGCQDSVETSKEEGIPTGQFFREGSVQNSQATEEQVAQDTKHIPAALSLALADPQPDVDTYCQQRAAGIGCDTSFQAVPTQSPVATSDSSGPAHWGLAPECDGQDRKGLTIQESSGAGKDDQPQSEVGAKAAALESKTTRDTGPEETTKEPESAKYLSGELPGLESLCGTRDPAGPKDPVSAMVLASAEEPLGARDRADSQDLASAAYPVAVSEHAGSNPKSRGELLLSARDPEDQVSSEDPVCATSISDDPSVTGSSGCPTDWMGYGTDNLETPHPTTETPIEREIRLHQEREELLRRERGLASPWGTQEYVEVHIRPILNQSVVSSMLPKEKERQWAGAQMHREIQRECQREEDLVQLGKVRGAYDRGTSQEMQEKKMIFEQHFSSEPLVPRKAACNSPGAMRGPSFAEANTAANVVILDSEALLQPQRAQAERTPAAANPFFCSRARSPQFLLEQEVQEAQEREWELQKQRYNLYGAALPCQAADQDKEIPTQPERPSCKKLDVTWPPPSPSEISQLERSPRILRRQRSALIQRWESGAVGNQESED; encoded by the exons ATGACCACAGAAGATCCCTCATTGCCTCCCCCTGCTACTGGGGAGTGTCACAGAGGCCAAGAGAGCTCTGAAGTTGATATATTTAGGGACATGGTAGAGAGTAGGAACATGACTAAGAATGTTCCCATAACCACCACACCAGATAACTCCTTCATCCCCTCACTTGATGTTGCCATTGGTTCCCTTGCCAAAGACAATGTACTGGATGAATCATCCACCTCCGTACAGAAGGACAACCATTTTGAGAAGGCCTCTCTATCTCCAGCCATGCCTCCAGAGGGGATTACAAGGGCAGATGTGTCAAACTTACCAGACCAAGGGCAAGAGGATATCCATTCGGTTCATCAGAGCAAGATACCAAGTCCCTCCACAGAGCAGTTAAATGTAGATGATACTTCAAGTCTGTTGGCCCAAGGGAAACATGGCAGTCATTTTGAGTGCCATGGCAAGATACCAGATGCCTTTGCAGAGCAACAGTGTCATACTGGGACATCAGAACAGCTGGCCCAAGGGGAGGAGGCCAGCCAGAACCACTGCTATTATAAGGACCTAAGTGGACCCATTGGCTCCCTGAAACATTTAAAACTTGGCCAAGAGGAAGAAGGAGGTGCCCTTGTTCATTGTAGGGATACCTTGGACATTTCTTCAGAGCAAGAGAATTCTACCAGCACCTCACATCAACTGGGCACAAGGGAAGAAAGTGGCATTGTGGGGAGCCACGGCCAGGCTCCTGCTTCAGGTTCTCCAGAACAACCAGAACTTGCCAGTAGCCCAAAACAAGCTGTCTGTAACAGGGAGAACAGCCAAGAGGAATGTGCTGCTGTTGTGTCACCTGAATCTCCCAGCATTCTACTTCTGGAGACAAATTCCTCAAGGCATTCATGGGAGGGATTCCCTAGCCACCATTCCAGTTCTAGTACCTCTGCTGAGTATCAGGGGACATTTAATGCTGTTGGCTTTAATCAAGAAATAAAGCTAGGGTGTCAGGACAGTGTAGAGACCAGCAAGGAGGAAGGCATACCCACTGGACAGTTCTTTAGGGAGGGCTCGGTGCAGAACTCCCAAGCAACTGAGGAGCAGGTTGCCCAAGACACTAAACACATCCCAGCTGCACTTTCTCTGGCATTAGCAGACCCTCAGCCAGATGTTGACACCTATtgccagcagagggcagcagGCATAGGTTGCGACACTTCTTTCCAGGCAGTGCCAACACAATCTCCTGTGGCAACCAGTGACTCCTCTGGACCTGCCCATTGGGGCCTGGCTCCTGAGTGTGACGGGCAAGACAGGAAAGGACTGACTATTCAGGAATCAAGTGGAGCCGGCAAGGACGACCAACCCCAGAGTGAGGTTGGAGCCAAGGCTGCTGCGCTGGAATCTAAGACAACCAGGGACACTGGGCCTGAGGAAACCACCAAAGAGCCAGAGAGTGCAAAGTATCTGTCCGGAGAATTACCTGGCTTGGAAAGTCTGTGTGGTACAAGGGATCCAGCTGGTCCCAAAGACCCAGTGAGTGCCATGGTTCTAGCTAGTGCTGAAGAGCCACTTGGTGCCAGGGACAGAGCAGACTCTCAAGATCTGGCCAGTGCTGCATACCCAGTTGCTGTTTCAGAGCATGCTGGTTCCAATCCAAAATCAAGAGGGGAATTGCTACTCAGTGCCAGGGATCCTGAAGATCAAGTGAGTTCTGAAGATCCAGTTTGTGCCACATCCATTTCTGATGACCCCTCTGTGACTGGCAGCTCAGGCTGCCCCACGGACTGGATGGGATACGGCACTGATAATCTGGAGACTCCCCATCCCACCACTGAGACCCCAATTGAGAGAGAGATCCGTCTCCATCAGGAACGGGAAGAGCTCCTGCGTCGAGAAAGGGGCCTGGCCAGCCCTTGGGGCACCCAGGAGTATGTGGAGGTGCACATCAGGCCTATCCTGAACCAGAGTGTGGTATCCTCCATGTTGCCTAAGGAGAAGGAGCGCCAGTGGGCCGGTGCCCAGATGCATCGAGAGATCCAGAGAGAGTGTCAGCGTGAAGAAGACCTTGTGCAGCTGGGGAAGGTCAGGGGGGCCTATGACCGTGGCACATCACAAGAGATGCAGGAGAAGAAGATGATATTTGAACAGCATTTCAGCTCAGAGCCATTGGTCCCAAGGAAGGCGGCATGCAACAGCCCTGGAGCAATGAGGGGACCATCTTTTGCTGAAGCCAACACTGCAGCCAATGTGGTCATCTTGGACTCTGAGGCTCTACTACAACCCCAACGGGCCCAGGCAGAGAGGACCCCTGCCGCAGCCAACCCCTTCTTCTGCTCACGTGCCAGAAGTCCCCAGTTTCTGCTGGAGCAGGAGGTACAGGAGGCTCAGGAACGAGAGTGGGAGCTGCAGAAGCAGAGGTACAACCTGTATGGCGCAGCACTGCCCTGTCAGGCTGCAGATCAGGATAAGGAGATCCCTACCCAACCAG AGAGACCTTCCTGCAAGAAGCTGGATGTCACCTGGCCCCCTCCAAGCCCTTCTGAGATTTCTCAG CTGGAGAGAAGCCCTCGAATCCTTCGTCGCCAGAGGAGTGCCTTAATCCAGCGCTGGGAGTCCGGGGCTGttggcaaccaggaaagtgaggATTAG